The sequence GGACATGCAAAGGGCTGCTTTGAGGCCATTTGAATGTGTGCGTGCCTtaagacaacacaactacacacagtgAAACGACCTCAGTGTCTCCGCCGGTAGAACTGAGGCGAGCATCGCACActttgaatatgaaaatatcAAAACCTCAGATTTACAGTCAGCGCACACGTCCCCtcatgcaaatacacacatacaacctctctgcacacatttacatgttatattaacagctgtgcgtgtgtgtgtgcgtgtgtgtgtgtgtgagtgtgtgtgcatgtatagagctggagtgtgtgtgtgtattaaagcTATTGTTCTCCACAAAGCGTGTCGTGTGAGAACAGAGGgggtttgtctgtttgtttgtttgttttctggctTTCTGATTGGATGATAACACCGATGAGGGCAGTACAGTATATTGAATAATGCCGTACAGTATACTGAATAATGGTGTACATTATATTGAATAATGCCGTACAGTATACTGAATAATGGTGTACATTATATTGAATAATGCCGTACAGTCTATTGAGTAATGCACTCACCTGCAGACTGTAGAGCAACTGGGTCAAGCTCTGCACGCTTTGAGCCACCTGTTGACGGAGGAAACACACTTCACCAACTCCTCACAGGGAAGCGTCCATATTTGAAGGTGCATTCGTGCGACACGTGCGCCCCCTTGAGGCCGCGCCGTGTCCTGCCCCACTCACAGCGCGTGGGGTGCACGCTGCAGTAGATAATGAAATGATCCTGGTAGTCGTTGACCTCACAGGTCACACGGGAGCTATAAGCGCGGCGCGGCGATTGGAGTGAGTCTCCGTGTCCATTCCTAACGGCCCGTTGGACTTTATTACGAGCGTATCAATGATGCATCGCATTAAACACCGAAATGTAATTGCACTGAATTATTAAAACAAGCTGTCGGCGATctggagccacacacacatctgtgaaGAGGTGAGGGGGGGTTCAGGTGCAGGCTGAGAGAGGCTGTAATGGCCGATAGTACCTCATAAAAGAACATTACATCATACATCAACAGTAGGAGGCGTTTCATAGAACAGACACCTTGTGCCGTACCTTGAAGTCAATGTCATTCCTGTCTGTTTGGAGCAGGAGGGATGGGGACCGGAGCACGGGGGTCTCAGTCCAGACCCCCTCACGGGCCTCCGGGTCTGAGTCGGGGTCCGGGCTGCGAGTCGATGGAGAACAGGCCTGAGACGACAGCGTGGCCTTCAGGTTCTCAGCTGGGAAACAGAAACCACAGCACGGGGTGAGGCTCTGATACGTCACACCTgagttttaattaataaaattaattaataatgaacgATAAGCGATAATAAACAGATTTGGAATagaatatatatgtacaaatcattttatatatatatatttatatataggcatgtgtatatatatatatatatatatatatatatatatatataaaaatatacaggtatgtatatatatatttatatataggcatgtatacatatatatatttatttatatatatatatatatatatatatatatatatatatatatatacacacacacatatacatgcatatatgcatgcatgcctATAAGATGTATGCATTCATTACATTTAtcattgaaataataattagaCGCCATTTCTTTAGTAAATGAAAAATGTTGCCCACTTCTTGATTAACACACTAAATGTCCCGCCCCCATTTAGAGCAGTACATAAACATGTGACACGTGGTTTATAATACACTATAAAGTAGCTGTATTCAtgtattaatgtgttaatgtattcatgtataaTGTGTCAGCATGTTTCACTGAGGATGCTGTGGTTGACATGGATCCTGCCGGGTGCAGCAGAGTGAACGCGTCTCACCCTCCTGCAGCGCCGCAGACAGCAGCCCGGCCGCCTGGGCCGGCTCCTCCGAGAGCGGCTGGACGAGCAGCCGCGGGTCGACCGGCGCCGCGCCCGTCCTCCCGCTCAGCGCCGCATACACCTGCAGCTTCTCCTCCAGGCCGCAGCAGATCCGCTGGTCCTGGATCAGCAGGCTCTCTGACGCGCGGGTAGTGAAACGTTAACTCGCGGTATTCAAGATGAAttgatataataaataatatgaataaataccTTGTAGCTTCTGGATCTTCTGGACGCGAGCCTCGGCAGctcgcctctcctcctcagatTCACTCGtggattcttcttcttcctccggACAGCTGAGCAGAGAAATACATGTTTCTcctttactcacacacacgcacacacacacagacctgtacacacacacacctctccacGGCCTCTCGAATGAGCCTCATCCAGgtgttcctctcctccttggACGCCGTGTGCACCTCGTACATTTCGGGGCCGGCGGCCGAGGCGCTGATCAGAAACATCCCTCGCTCCTCATTGGCCACTTCTCGTACGATCAGCTTCTGCAGCGCGACCACGGGAGGCTTCTGGTCCTGAGGCACAGTGCAAGAGGGAGATTACTTTAGatcaaagaataaagaaaacaggTCGTATCAGAGCGGCTGgttggcgttgcagcatgttgtgtgtgcgtggcgttgcagcatgttgtgtgtgtgcgtggcgttgcagcatgttgtgtgtgcgtggcgttgcagcatgttgtgtgtgtgtgcgtggcgttgcagcatgttgtgtgtgcgtggcactgcagcatgttgtgtgtgcgtggcgttgcagcatgttgtgtgtgcgtggcactgcagcatgttgtgtgtgcgtggcgttgcagcatgttgtgtgtgcgtggcgttgcagcatgttgtgtgtgcgtggcgttgcagcatgttgtgtgtgtgcgtggcgttgcagcatgttgtgtgtgcgtggcgttgcagcatgttgtgtgtgtgcgtggcgttgcagcatgttgtgtgtgcgtggcactgcagcatgttgtgtgtgcgtggcgttgcagcatgttgtgtgtgtgtggcgttgcagcatgttgtgtgtgcgtggcgttgcagcatgttgtgtgtacgtggcgttgcagcatgttgtgtgtgtgtggcgttgcagcatgttgtgtgcgtggcgttgcagcatgttgtgtgtgcgtggcgttgcagcatgttgtgtgtgcgtggcgttgcagcatgttgtgtgtgcgtggcgttgcagcatgttgtgtgtgcgtggcgttgcagcatgttgtgtgtggcgttgcagcatgttgtgtgtacgtggcgttgcagcatgttgtgtgtggcgttgcagcatgttgtgtgtggcgttgcagcatgttgtgtgtacgtggcgttgcagcatgttgtgtgtgtgcgtggcgttgcagcatgttctgtgtgcgtggcgttgcagcatgttgtgtgtgcgtggcgttgcagcatgttgtgtgtggcgttgcagcatgttgtgtgtacgtggcgttgcagcatgttgtgtgtgtgcgtggcgttgcagcatgttctgtgtgcgtggcgttgcagcatgttgtgtgtgcgtggcgttgcagcatgttgtgtgtgcgtgtggcgttgcagcatgttctgtgtgcgtggcgttgcagcatgttgtgtgtggcgttgcagcatgttgtgtgtacgtggcgttgcagcatgttgtgtgtggcgttgcagcatgttgtgtgtacgtggcgttgcagcatgttgtgtgtgtgcgtggcgttgcagcatgttctgtgtgcgtggcgttgcagcatgttgtgtgtgcgtggcgttgcagcatgttgtgtgtggcgttgcagcatgttgtgtgtacgtggcgttgcagcatgttgtgtgtgtgcgtggcgttgcagcatgttctgtgtgcgtggcgttgcagcatgttgtgtgtgcgtggcgttgcagcatgttgtgtgtgcgtgtggcgttgcagcatgttctgtgtgcgtggcgttgcagcatgttctgtgtgcgtggcgttgcagcatgttgtgtgtgtgcgtggcgttgcagcatgttgtgtgtgcgtggcgttgcagcatgttctgtgtgcgtggcgttgcagcatgttgtgtgcgcgtggcgttgcagcatgttgtgtgtgcgtggcgttgcagcatgttgtgtgtggcgttgcagcatgttgtgtgtacgtggcgttgcagcatgttgtgtgtgtgcgtggcgttgcagcatgttctgtgtgcgtggcgttgcagcatgttgtgtgtgcgtggcgttgcagcatgttgtgtgtggcgttgcagcatgttgtgtgtacgtggcgttgcagcatgttgtgtgtgtgcgtggcgttgcagcatgttctGTGTGCGtggcagcatgttgtgtgtgcgtggcgttgcagcatgttgtgtgtgcgtggcgttgcagcatgttctgtgtgcgtggcgttgcagcatgttctgtgtgcgtggcgttgcagcatgttgtgtgcgcgtggcgttgcagcatgttgtgtgtgtgcgtggcgttgcagcatgttgtgtgtgcgtggcgttgcagcatgttctgtgtgcgtggcgttgcagcatgttctgtgtgcgtggcgttgcagcatgttgtgtgcgcgtggcgttgcagcatgttgtgtgtgcgtggcgttgcagcatgttgtgtgtgcgtggcgttgcagcatgttgtgtgtgcgtggcgttgcagcatgttgtgtgtggcgttgcagcatgttgtgtgtggcgttgcagcatgttgtgtgtacgtggcgttgcagcatgttgtgtgtgcgtggcgttgcagcatgttgtgtgtgcgtggcgttgcagcatgttgtgtgtgcgtggcgttgcagcatgttgtgtgtgcgtggcgttgcagcatgttgtgtgtgcgtggcgttgcagcatgttgtgtgcgcgtggcgttgcagcatgttgtgtgtgcgtggcgttgcagcatgttgtgtgtgcgtggcgttgcagcatgttgtgtgtgcgtggcgttgcaacatgttgtgtgtgcgtggcgttgcagcatgttgtgtgtgcgtggcgttgcagcatgttgtgtgtgcgtggcgttgcagcatgttgtgtgtgcgtggcgttgcagcatgttgtgtgtgcgtggcgttgcagcatgttgtgtgtgcgtggcgttgcagcatgttgtgtgtgcgtggcgttgcagcatgttgtgtgtgcgtggcgttgcagcatgttgtgtgtgcgtggcgttgcagcatgttgtgtgtgcgtggcgttgcagcatgttgtgtgtgcgtaccACTGCAGCAAACGTGTACTTCTGGTCTTTTTCTTGCAGGAAGATGAGAGCATCCGTGAGAAGGAGCGCCAGGACATCTGTGGAAGTGAGAAGTGGCAAAACACGTCAACAAACAGATTTTTTATCACATGTTGTACGTGCACACCAGACTTGAGCGCCCGTCACCTTTGAGTCGACCCGTGGCGGTCTTCCACAGGAGGGGGCCCTGGTGTTTGAGCCTCTGGTCCGGGCCCATCATGTCCTGTTTGCGGAAGGCGTGGCCGTTCTTCAGCTTGGCCGCGCTGCGGTTCTCCATGCGGCTGCACACCTCCTGCAACCTCCGGCGCCGCTCGTACTCGCTGACGCTCAGGTCCACGGCCGCGATCACCTCCCGGATCCGAGCCAGCGCTCTGGAGAGGTCGGCGTGCTCCGCCGTGTCCTCTGAGGGCGTCGGGGAGGAGGCGGATGACATATCGGTGTATGTTACGAActgaaaatattattattgGAGGACGTGTGGCCAGTAGGGGGCGGCGCAGGACTCACCTTGAGTGTATTGTAAGATCCTCTCCAGCAGCACCGGGTACTTTGTGATCCTCTGGGTGACCAGCAAGATGCATTCTGGGATCTCCCTCCGGCGCACCAACAAATTATTACcttgttgctttaaaaaaaaaaaagtgacatcaacaattattattattctccaTCTCCCTGATCAAAGGGGCAGTTTTGGGGATCAATGGAGCAGGAAGTACCCTGATGAAGATCTGGAACCGCTTGTTGTGCTGCTGGAGCTCTTTGAAGAAGTTCACCGCTTCGTTGTGACGACTGCAGAATTCACCGTACAGCTGCTTCATTTTATCACTATTCTCATCTGAAAACtgcagaaacaaagaaaaaaagaccccagtgagagagagagagggagagagagggagagagaaagagggagggagggagagagagagagagagagagagagagagagagggagagagaaagagggagagggagagagagagagaaagagagagggggagagagaaagagggagggagggagagagagagacagagagagggagagagagagggggagagagaaagagggagagggagagagagagagaggtagagagagagagagacaggtagagggagaaagagagggagtgagatagagagaggtagagagagagagagagggagagagagagagagagagagagagagagagagagggagagagaaagagaggtagagagagagggagggagatagagagaggtagagagagagggagagcgaaagagagagagagagagagagagagaggtaggtagagagagaaagagagggagtgagatagagaggtagagagagagggagagagagagagagagagagagagggagagagaaagagggagggagagagagagagagagagagagagagagaggtaggtagagagagaaagagagggagtgagatagagatagagggagggagaggtagagagagagggagagagagagggagggaggtagagagcGAGGCCGCCCCAGAAGACCAGCTGACCTGTTGGAGCAGGACGTCTCCGATTCGCTGGATGAGGTAGTTGCCGTGTCCCTGGGAGTGGGCGGAGCCTTGTCCCTGGGAGTGGGCGGAGCCTTGTCCCTGGGAGTGGGCGGAGCCTTGTCCCTGTGGCTGGGCGGAGCCGTGCCGCCGCTCCTTCATGGCGGCGAAGAAGGCGCGGTGGGAGACCAGCAGCTGGTCCAGACAGGGGAAGACCCGCTCCAGGGCCTCGGGGTCcagctgcacctcctccctcatgcCTCTCCGGAACACCTCGGCCATGATGTGCAGCGTCTGCAGGTGGTGGAGCTCGGTCTGCATCAGCTCTGAGGTTCAAAGTACATTCACacatatgtattaatatatatattaaatatgcagCAGACAACGCGGTCGTTCCTCCGCCGCTCACCGTAGATCACATCCTGCCTCTTGACCGCCCGCTTGTCCTGCTTCTTGCAGAACTTGTGCTCCACGGTCAGGCTCCACGACTCGGCCTCGAAGTCCACGGCGTCGGCCGCGTCGTCGCCGTGGATAcacgcggcggcggcggcatcCGCGCAGTCTGCGGCAGGAAGAGAGGCACAGAGTCACTTTCAATTTGTAACTTTGTGATTCAATTCTAAAAttctaaagaaagaaaagatgttttttcttaaataaacaaaagcttGGCGCCCTTTGATGAGCCGTATCTAAATAGCACcatttttaatactttaattacTCACTTACACACATTTGCAACAAGCAGACTAATATCTCCTTTATCTCCTGTcgattatgtttgttttaataaatacaaagaaacggctgaaaattgcattttttttttttttttaatatccaaATTGTTTTTCAAATCATTTCTGACAGCGGGTCCATAATTTGACCATTAAACGCATCGTGACCTTCTCCGAAGGTCGAGTCCGTGGAGGTCGCCGGCGGCTCCTCCGGCCGCCCGCCGAGCTTCCAGGCATCGCACTCCGTCTCTGAGCTCTCACCGAGCCGACTGCAAAGAAGCACGAACCGTAGATGTAATATTAATAACCCGCAACGTTTTCACCGATATGCATCACCTCGCATCACGTGACTGACCTGTCACCGCCGGGGGGCAAAGTGGGCGTGTCCAGAGAGGTCGAGGCCTGAGGAGGACGGTCTCTCACGATGAAgtctgtgagggggggggggaggaggggggggggtattaatTATCATTCCCAGAATTAGAACAACTTCACAAACTACACGGGAACCTTTGGAGTTGAGGACTCACTCTGCGGGAGGGACGCCGTCTTGTTCTTCACCGCGGTGACGCCGTATTTATCCTGAAGTTTCTAAGTATTGCAAATGAGAGAGgcttttgtcacacacacacacacacacacacacacgcacacacacacacacacagcacgatACTCACCTTCACACATGGGGGCACCGATTCCTTGCAGCCCTTATGGACGATTGTGGTGCAACCTGGGaaaaaattatttattgatGATTTATTGAGAGTTTCTTTATatgcatatttttttaatgaggctCCTACTCACTGGAGCAATGCAGCAGGTCCTTCCCAGAGGCCGGTTTCTCACACACGACGCACACCGTGGGGCCCAGGCAGGAGCCCGTGTTGAACCGGTGGCCGCCGGCCGGCCGGTCCTTGGCCTCCCGGTCCTTGGCCTCCCGgtccttccccttccccttggAAAGCCACGCCGGAGACATGAGCGTCAACAGAGAGCCCCGAACGCTGCAGCCCGACAGCTCAATGCATCCTCTGACTTTAGAGTGAGCTCTACCACAAAGTAGGAGGGATGC is a genomic window of Cyclopterus lumpus isolate fCycLum1 chromosome 12, fCycLum1.pri, whole genome shotgun sequence containing:
- the arhgef28a gene encoding rho guanine nucleotide exchange factor 28 isoform X1, producing the protein MDTCDLSLVALEVDSEEDESLLSPVEKSDDGGEVLGPAPELTGTRSLSASSAREPGAKETGAQGIRLRSYSYSSPKISLRPARLTRDQHAADLSPDGVLHGVSHSRSLLQALSLSKSLSLLYPGKQRASSISEQSHEKRIEEEELDKYNIPTKAESEKYKVIRTFSFLKSRMSSTRNKTKGKGKDREAKDREAKDRPAGGHRFNTGSCLGPTVCVVCEKPASGKDLLHCSSCTTIVHKGCKESVPPCVKKLQDKYGVTAVKNKTASLPQNFIVRDRPPQASTSLDTPTLPPGGDSRLGESSETECDAWKLGGRPEEPPATSTDSTFGEDCADAAAAACIHGDDAADAVDFEAESWSLTVEHKFCKKQDKRAVKRQDVIYELMQTELHHLQTLHIMAEVFRRGMREEVQLDPEALERVFPCLDQLLVSHRAFFAAMKERRHGSAQPQGQGSAHSQGQGSAHSQGQGSAHSQGHGNYLIQRIGDVLLQQFSDENSDKMKQLYGEFCSRHNEAVNFFKELQQHNKRFQIFIRQQGNNLLVRRREIPECILLVTQRITKYPVLLERILQYTQEDTAEHADLSRALARIREVIAAVDLSVSEYERRRRLQEVCSRMENRSAAKLKNGHAFRKQDMMGPDQRLKHQGPLLWKTATGRLKDVLALLLTDALIFLQEKDQKYTFAAVDQKPPVVALQKLIVREVANEERGMFLISASAAGPEMYEVHTASKEERNTWMRLIREAVESCPEEEEESTSESEEERRAAEARVQKIQKLQESLLIQDQRICCGLEEKLQVYAALSGRTGAAPVDPRLLVQPLSEEPAQAAGLLSAALQEAENLKATLSSQACSPSTRSPDPDSDPEAREGVWTETPVLRSPSLLLQTDRNDIDFKVAQSVQSLTQLLYSLQATVTIQDSCYEVQRLLLREAGRPSPRTRRSPHLPSVRGNTLQEQEKQRNLEKRKEEAAAARRLQERLRQEKERWERACHARESQQGEQESRLEERERRCHLETERLRRQREELDEQLEEYQQSLERLREGQRNVERERERLENQQKLLQTWRHSRQRSLPTAIPHMVIPLDRPPGSRGLAGNGSVFVNEAACAGVNNRHVHHKRNDPSAHNCLNALLARSNSRRTPAAKTPPHGPQADPQGWMTGTGCLYGPAGRLEPQHAPGDVDSRGYIGDSRSPHPGGPQLDLGALVSVETDSGGEEEGGEETIVYL
- the arhgef28a gene encoding rho guanine nucleotide exchange factor 28 isoform X2, which codes for MDTCDLSLVALEVDSEEDESLLSPVEKSDDGGEVLGPAPELTGTRSLSASSAREPGAKETGAQGIRLRSYSYSSPKISLRPARLTRDQHAADLSPEQRASSISEQSHEKRIEEEELDKYNIPTKAESEKYKVIRTFSFLKSRMSSTRNKTKGKGKDREAKDREAKDRPAGGHRFNTGSCLGPTVCVVCEKPASGKDLLHCSSCTTIVHKGCKESVPPCVKKLQDKYGVTAVKNKTASLPQNFIVRDRPPQASTSLDTPTLPPGGDSRLGESSETECDAWKLGGRPEEPPATSTDSTFGEDCADAAAAACIHGDDAADAVDFEAESWSLTVEHKFCKKQDKRAVKRQDVIYELMQTELHHLQTLHIMAEVFRRGMREEVQLDPEALERVFPCLDQLLVSHRAFFAAMKERRHGSAQPQGQGSAHSQGQGSAHSQGQGSAHSQGHGNYLIQRIGDVLLQQFSDENSDKMKQLYGEFCSRHNEAVNFFKELQQHNKRFQIFIRQQGNNLLVRRREIPECILLVTQRITKYPVLLERILQYTQEDTAEHADLSRALARIREVIAAVDLSVSEYERRRRLQEVCSRMENRSAAKLKNGHAFRKQDMMGPDQRLKHQGPLLWKTATGRLKDVLALLLTDALIFLQEKDQKYTFAAVDQKPPVVALQKLIVREVANEERGMFLISASAAGPEMYEVHTASKEERNTWMRLIREAVESCPEEEEESTSESEEERRAAEARVQKIQKLQESLLIQDQRICCGLEEKLQVYAALSGRTGAAPVDPRLLVQPLSEEPAQAAGLLSAALQEAENLKATLSSQACSPSTRSPDPDSDPEAREGVWTETPVLRSPSLLLQTDRNDIDFKVAQSVQSLTQLLYSLQATVTIQDSCYEVQRLLLREAGRPSPRTRRSPHLPSVRGNTLQEQEKQRNLEKRKEEAAAARRLQERLRQEKERWERACHARESQQGEQESRLEERERRCHLETERLRRQREELDEQLEEYQQSLERLREGQRNVERERERLENQQKLLQTWRHSRQRSLPTAIPHMVIPLDRPPGSRGLAGNGSVFVNEAACAGVNNRHVHHKRNDPSAHNCLNALLARSNSRRTPAAKTPPHGPQADPQGWMTGTGCLYGPAGRLEPQHAPGDVDSRGYIGDSRSPHPGGPQLDLGALVSVETDSGGEEEGGEETIVYL
- the arhgef28a gene encoding rho guanine nucleotide exchange factor 28 isoform X3 — protein: MDTCDLSLVALEVDSEEDESLLSPVEKSDDGGEVLGPAPELTGTRSLSASSAREPGAKETGAQGIRLRSYSYSSPKISLRPARLTRDQHAADLSPDGVLHGVSHSRSLLQALSLSKSLSLLYPGKQRASSISEQSHEKRIEEEELDKYNIPTKAESEKYKVIRTFSFLKSRMSSTRNKTKGKGKDREAKDREAKDRPAGGHRFNTGSCLGPTVCVVCEKPASGKDLLHCSSCTTIVHKGCKESVPPCVKKLQDKYGVTAVKNKTASLPQNFIVRDRPPQASTSLDTPTLPPGGDSRLGESSETECDAWKLGGRPEEPPATSTDSTFGEDCADAAAAACIHGDDAADAVDFEAESWSLTVEHKFCKKQDKRAVKRQDVIYELMQTELHHLQTLHIMAEVFRRGMREEVQLDPEALERVFPCLDQLLVSHRAFFAAMKERRHGSAQPQGQGSAHSQGQGSAHSQGQGSAHSQGHGNYLIQRIGDVLLQQFSDENSDKMKQLYGEFCSRHNEAVNFFKELQQHNKRFQIFIRQQGNNLLVRRREIPECILLVTQRITKYPVLLERILQYTQEDTAEHADLSRALARIREVIAAVDLSVSEYERRRRLQEVCSRMENRSAAKLKNGHAFRKQDMMGPDQRLKHQGPLLWKTATGRLKDVLALLLTDALIFLQEKDQKYTFAAVDQKPPVVALQKLIVREVANEERGMFLISASAAGPEMYEVHTASKEERNTWMRLIREAVESCPEEEEESTSESEEERRAAEARVQKIQKLQESLLIQDQRICCGLEEKLQVYAALSGRTGAAPVDPRLLVQPLSEEPAQAAGLLSAALQEAENLKATLSSQACSPSTRSPDPDSDPEAREGVWTETPVLRSPSLLLQTDRNDIDFKVAQSVQSLTQLLYSLQATVTIQDSCYEVQRLLLREAGRPSPRTRRSPHLPSVRGNTLQEQEKQRNLEKRKEEAAAARRLQERLRQEKERWERACHARESQQGEQESRLEERERRCHLETERLRRQREELDEQLEEYQQSLERLREGQRNVERERERLENQQKLLQTWRHSRQRSLPTAIPHMVIPLDRPPGSRGLAGNGSVFVNEAACAGVNNRHVHHKRNDPSAHNCLNALLARSNSRRTPAAKTPPHGPQADPQGWMTGTGCLYGPAGRLEPQHAPGGKKPSAVEEL